In Curtobacterium sp. MCPF17_002, one genomic interval encodes:
- the glmS gene encoding glutamine--fructose-6-phosphate transaminase (isomerizing), translated as MCGIIAARVSDDATPYLLDGLERLEYRGYDSAGVAVRTATGRTETIRSVSRVGDLRTLVAARSGDALTGTGIGHTRWATHGIVRETNAHPHADCSGRISIVHNGIIENADQLRANLERQGHVFASDVDSEVIAHLVERALAVDPDLMLAVQIATAQLEGSWAIVVLDARDGRMVAAAERSPLVVARSARGDFVASDIGAIAEWCETFVALRDGDVVELGEAWTWSSAGVTVPVPFPTPAPFAGAALDLGDHPDHMAKEIEEQPAVVASILDRVARRAADGSMWVGLGLPGFHRLAIVACGTSLNAGQVIATALRGIGGVPTDIVVASEAEQAVLGPGTLVVAISQSGETADVLRALDRFEDRHPVLALTNNVHSSLARRADAVLDCHAGPEIGVAATKTFTAQVVVGVAAMISALVASGRIDAARSSALVAELTDLPARIEHAAAIAADRIPLLVSSVREATGFLFLGRGAGLPYAAEGALKLKELSYRWAEAYPAGELKHGPLALVDEGTPVVVIDHGEPRLQANIAEVRARGGFVITIGGEGSDIPALGRRAAGDLAWGRATAPWGPLEAVVPLQMLARELALQLGCDVDKPRNLAKSVTVE; from the coding sequence ATGTGCGGCATCATCGCGGCCCGCGTCTCCGACGACGCGACGCCCTACCTGCTCGACGGACTCGAACGACTCGAGTACCGCGGCTACGACTCCGCCGGGGTCGCCGTCCGGACCGCCACCGGCCGCACCGAGACGATCCGCTCCGTGTCCCGCGTCGGTGACCTGCGGACGCTCGTCGCCGCCCGCTCCGGCGACGCCCTCACCGGCACCGGCATCGGACACACCCGGTGGGCGACCCACGGCATCGTCCGCGAGACGAACGCCCACCCGCACGCCGACTGCTCCGGGCGGATCAGCATCGTGCACAACGGGATCATCGAGAACGCCGACCAGCTGCGCGCGAACCTCGAGCGGCAGGGGCACGTGTTCGCGTCCGACGTCGACTCCGAGGTCATCGCGCACCTCGTCGAGCGCGCCCTCGCCGTCGACCCCGACCTCATGCTCGCCGTCCAGATCGCGACCGCACAGCTCGAGGGGTCGTGGGCGATCGTCGTCCTCGACGCCCGGGACGGCCGCATGGTCGCCGCCGCCGAGCGTTCCCCGCTCGTCGTGGCACGCTCGGCCCGCGGTGACTTCGTCGCCAGCGACATCGGTGCGATCGCCGAGTGGTGCGAGACGTTCGTCGCGCTCCGCGACGGTGACGTCGTCGAGCTCGGTGAGGCGTGGACCTGGTCCTCCGCCGGTGTCACCGTGCCCGTGCCGTTCCCGACGCCGGCGCCGTTCGCGGGTGCCGCGCTCGACCTCGGCGACCACCCCGACCACATGGCGAAGGAGATCGAGGAGCAGCCCGCCGTGGTCGCCTCGATCCTCGACCGGGTCGCACGCCGCGCCGCCGACGGCAGCATGTGGGTCGGCCTCGGCCTCCCCGGCTTCCACCGGCTCGCGATCGTCGCGTGCGGCACGTCGCTCAACGCCGGGCAGGTGATCGCCACCGCCCTCCGCGGGATCGGTGGCGTGCCGACCGACATCGTCGTCGCGAGCGAGGCCGAGCAGGCCGTGCTCGGCCCGGGGACCCTCGTCGTCGCCATCAGCCAGTCCGGGGAGACCGCCGACGTGCTCCGTGCACTCGACCGGTTCGAGGACCGGCACCCGGTGCTCGCCCTGACGAACAACGTGCACTCGTCGCTCGCCCGCCGGGCCGACGCCGTGCTCGACTGCCACGCCGGGCCCGAGATCGGGGTCGCCGCGACGAAGACGTTCACCGCCCAGGTCGTCGTCGGTGTCGCCGCGATGATCTCCGCGCTCGTCGCCTCCGGCCGGATCGACGCCGCCCGGTCCTCCGCGCTGGTGGCCGAGCTCACCGACCTCCCGGCACGCATCGAGCACGCGGCCGCGATCGCCGCCGACCGCATCCCGCTCCTGGTGTCGAGCGTCCGGGAGGCCACCGGCTTCCTGTTCCTCGGCCGCGGTGCCGGGCTGCCGTACGCCGCCGAGGGGGCCCTCAAGCTCAAGGAGCTCAGCTACCGGTGGGCCGAGGCCTACCCGGCCGGCGAGCTCAAGCACGGCCCGCTCGCCCTCGTCGACGAGGGCACCCCGGTCGTCGTCATCGACCACGGGGAACCCCGGCTGCAGGCGAACATCGCCGAGGTCCGTGCCCGTGGTGGCTTCGTCATCACGATCGGCGGCGAGGGGTCGGACATCCCGGCACTCGGCCGACGCGCTGCCGGTGACCTCGCGTGGGGCCGGGCGACGGCACCCTGGGGCCCGCTCGAGGCCGTCGTCCCACTGCAGATGCTCGCCCGCGAACTCGCGCTGCAGCTCGGCTGCGACGTCGACAAGCCGAGGAACCTCGCCAAGTCGGTGACGGTCGAATAG
- a CDS encoding M50 family metallopeptidase: MTTAAPSLVFVALLVGAVLPFVPVVGRVARIAATIAHEVGHAVVVVPFGGRIQRIELHPDGSGEAWVQLGRVPGGIRWAVRILNLFAGYSAPIWGGVLLVTGVLHGSRWLPVVVLGVVGLVALAFVRNWFGLLVVLGFDVLALWVALRPSEATVLVVSAVGALFVVDGLRSVVQVARWLLTGARVQTDFHIAAAEMRVPATVWFVLFVAVNAVAVWLARGPLLEVWATVAAGVRALF; the protein is encoded by the coding sequence TTGACCACCGCAGCCCCCTCCCTCGTCTTCGTCGCGCTCCTCGTCGGCGCCGTCCTGCCGTTCGTGCCGGTCGTCGGCCGGGTGGCGCGCATCGCCGCGACCATCGCCCACGAGGTCGGGCACGCCGTCGTCGTGGTGCCCTTCGGCGGCCGCATCCAACGCATCGAGCTGCACCCGGACGGCTCCGGTGAGGCCTGGGTGCAGCTCGGCCGGGTGCCGGGCGGGATCCGCTGGGCCGTCCGCATCCTCAACCTCTTCGCGGGCTACAGCGCGCCGATCTGGGGTGGCGTGCTGCTCGTCACCGGGGTGCTGCACGGGTCACGGTGGCTGCCCGTCGTGGTGCTCGGCGTGGTCGGACTCGTGGCGCTGGCCTTCGTGCGGAACTGGTTCGGCCTGCTCGTCGTGCTCGGCTTCGACGTCCTCGCGCTCTGGGTCGCCCTGCGTCCGTCCGAGGCGACCGTGCTCGTGGTCTCGGCCGTCGGAGCGCTCTTCGTGGTCGACGGGCTGCGGTCGGTGGTGCAGGTCGCGCGGTGGCTGCTGACCGGTGCCCGCGTGCAGACCGACTTCCACATCGCGGCGGCGGAGATGCGCGTGCCGGCGACGGTGTGGTTCGTGCTGTTCGTGGCGGTGAACGCGGTGGCGGTGTGGCTCGCCCGCGGGCCGCTCCTCGAGGTGTGGGCGACGGTCGCCGCGGGCGTGCGCGCGCTGTTCTGA
- a CDS encoding NUDIX domain-containing protein: protein MRPDVVNASLATATHPERDRFAAFVRAQGDAALWREGGPEHVTASCFVFSPDLGHVLLCLHRKGRFWVQFGGHLESDDRDLADAARREAREESGIADLKLLDEHVVDLDRHDLRGGFACAAHWDVGFVALVDPATPTTVSDESDDVRWFPLDALPATVPDGFSARLAAVVRSVASGD, encoded by the coding sequence ATGCGCCCCGACGTCGTGAACGCCTCCCTCGCCACCGCCACCCACCCCGAACGGGACCGCTTCGCCGCCTTCGTGCGAGCTCAGGGCGACGCGGCACTCTGGCGCGAGGGCGGCCCCGAGCACGTCACCGCATCGTGCTTCGTGTTCTCGCCCGACCTCGGCCACGTCCTGCTCTGCCTGCACCGGAAGGGCCGCTTCTGGGTGCAGTTCGGCGGCCACCTCGAGTCCGACGACCGCGACCTCGCCGACGCCGCCCGCCGCGAGGCCCGCGAGGAGTCCGGCATCGCCGACCTCAAGCTCCTCGACGAGCACGTCGTGGACCTCGACCGCCACGACCTGCGCGGCGGCTTCGCCTGCGCCGCGCATTGGGACGTCGGCTTCGTCGCCCTGGTCGACCCGGCGACGCCCACCACGGTCAGCGACGAGAGCGACGACGTCCGGTGGTTCCCGCTGGACGCCCTCCCCGCCACCGTGCCCGACGGCTTCTCGGCACGACTGGCAGCGGTGGTCCGCTCGGTCGCGTCCGGCGACTGA
- a CDS encoding amidohydrolase family protein: MVDDEATLLIRDVRPWGGDPADIVVAGSRIVAVTAAGAGAGGAIVVEGRGRLALPGLVNTHAHVDKSWWGHPWESHGGEGGTEGRIAHERARRDALGIPSEAVATRVLRESLRTGTTRVRTHVDVDLGVGLRGIEAVRAAGAALDDAIELSIVAFPQDGVLRRPGVLDLLRRAALAGADHIGGLDPSLIDRDPVGQLDGLFDIAADTGCGIDLHLHEPAELGAFSFDLVLDRVERLGIAPGKVNIAHGFAIVDVDPVRRRDLLARMAGLGVTMTTVAPVRMKQLPLHEFDAAGVRFGFGTDGIRDLWSPYGDGDLLGIAWQFARAGGVVRDEDLTRVVQLATRDGARFVTDEEHDLVTGARADVVLLDAENPMDALVRRVPRSLVVAGGRVFDPEELAQRPWE, encoded by the coding sequence ATGGTGGACGACGAAGCGACCCTGCTCATCCGCGACGTGCGACCGTGGGGAGGGGACCCGGCCGACATCGTCGTCGCAGGCTCGCGGATCGTCGCGGTGACCGCGGCGGGGGCGGGCGCTGGTGGCGCGATCGTCGTCGAGGGGCGCGGGCGCCTCGCGCTCCCCGGTCTCGTGAACACCCACGCCCACGTCGACAAGAGCTGGTGGGGACACCCGTGGGAGTCCCACGGCGGCGAGGGCGGCACCGAGGGGCGCATCGCCCACGAGCGCGCCCGGCGCGATGCGCTCGGCATCCCGAGCGAGGCCGTCGCGACCCGGGTCCTCCGCGAGTCGTTGCGGACCGGGACCACCCGGGTCCGCACGCACGTCGACGTCGACCTCGGCGTCGGACTCCGGGGCATCGAGGCCGTCCGGGCCGCTGGCGCCGCGCTCGACGACGCCATCGAGCTGTCGATCGTCGCGTTCCCACAGGACGGGGTGCTCCGCCGGCCCGGTGTGCTCGACCTCCTCCGACGGGCGGCGCTCGCCGGAGCGGACCACATCGGCGGCCTCGACCCGTCCCTCATCGACCGCGACCCGGTCGGGCAGCTCGACGGCCTGTTCGACATCGCCGCTGACACCGGCTGCGGCATCGACCTCCACCTGCACGAGCCCGCCGAGCTCGGCGCGTTCTCGTTCGACCTCGTCCTCGACCGCGTGGAGCGCCTCGGCATCGCACCGGGGAAGGTGAACATCGCCCACGGCTTCGCGATCGTCGACGTCGACCCCGTCCGGCGCCGCGACCTGCTCGCGCGGATGGCCGGGCTCGGCGTCACCATGACGACCGTCGCCCCGGTCCGGATGAAGCAGCTGCCCCTGCACGAGTTCGACGCGGCCGGGGTCCGGTTCGGCTTCGGCACGGACGGCATCCGCGACCTGTGGAGCCCCTACGGCGACGGCGACCTGCTCGGCATCGCGTGGCAGTTCGCGCGGGCCGGCGGGGTCGTCCGCGACGAGGACCTCACCCGCGTGGTGCAGCTCGCGACCCGTGACGGCGCCCGGTTCGTCACCGACGAGGAGCACGACCTCGTCACGGGGGCCCGCGCCGACGTGGTGCTGCTCGACGCCGAGAACCCGATGGACGCTCTGGTCCGCCGGGTGCCGCGGTCGCTCGTGGTCGCGGGCGGGCGGGTCTTCGACCCCGAGGAGCTGGCGCAGCGCCCCTGGGAGTGA
- a CDS encoding PLP-dependent transferase has translation MADDEHGFATEQVHGGFEPDAGHGARVPAIHMSSGFLFEDFDQARDRFAGTDDGYTYTRLGNPTNADVERRVALLERGVESILVGSGQAAATIAFLGILQAGDHVVSARSIYEGTRGLLVQNLGRLGIEVDFVGDQRDLDEWARLVRPNTKAFFAETIPNPKNDVLDITGVADTAHRAGVPLIVDNTLATPYLVRPVEHGADIVVHSASKFLSGHGAGLGGVVVDGGTFDWSASPERWAHLTSPERSLGGQSYVERYGNRAYIVFARDVVASRIGPTPSPFNAFLLRQGIETLSLRVERHSANALAIAEWLDQQPEVTSVDHAGLASSPYHDLAQRYLPRGAGSVFAFTLAGGEAAARTFIDTVQLFSRMTHLGDVRSLILHPATTTHAGRTPEERAEQGIGDGLIRLSVGIEDVADLIRDLERGLAAVRGRGRADGVGLEARVDPATDLASLTHAVPQDHVIAEEL, from the coding sequence ATGGCGGACGACGAGCACGGTTTCGCGACCGAACAGGTGCACGGCGGGTTCGAGCCCGACGCGGGCCACGGTGCGAGGGTCCCGGCGATCCACATGTCCTCGGGCTTCCTGTTCGAGGACTTCGACCAGGCACGGGACCGCTTCGCCGGCACGGACGACGGCTACACCTACACCCGGCTCGGCAACCCGACGAACGCGGACGTCGAGCGCCGTGTCGCGCTGCTCGAGCGGGGCGTCGAGTCGATCCTCGTGGGCAGCGGCCAGGCGGCGGCGACCATCGCGTTCCTCGGCATCCTGCAGGCGGGCGACCACGTCGTCAGCGCGCGGAGCATCTACGAGGGGACGCGGGGGCTGCTCGTGCAGAACCTCGGCCGACTCGGCATCGAGGTCGACTTCGTCGGGGACCAGCGCGACCTCGACGAGTGGGCACGGCTCGTCCGTCCGAACACGAAGGCGTTCTTCGCCGAGACGATCCCGAACCCGAAGAACGACGTCCTCGACATCACCGGCGTCGCGGACACCGCGCACCGTGCGGGGGTCCCGCTCATCGTCGACAACACCCTGGCGACGCCGTACCTCGTCCGTCCGGTCGAGCACGGCGCGGACATCGTCGTGCACTCCGCCTCGAAGTTCCTCTCCGGGCACGGTGCGGGGCTCGGCGGCGTGGTCGTCGACGGTGGCACGTTCGACTGGTCCGCCTCCCCCGAGCGCTGGGCGCACCTCACCAGCCCCGAGCGGTCGCTCGGCGGGCAGAGCTACGTCGAGCGCTACGGCAACCGTGCGTACATCGTGTTCGCACGGGACGTCGTCGCCTCGCGCATCGGCCCCACCCCGTCGCCGTTCAACGCGTTCCTGCTCCGCCAGGGCATCGAGACGCTCAGCCTGCGGGTGGAACGCCACAGCGCGAACGCGCTGGCCATCGCGGAATGGCTGGACCAGCAGCCGGAGGTGACGAGCGTCGACCACGCGGGTCTCGCCTCCAGTCCGTACCACGACCTCGCCCAGCGCTACCTGCCGCGTGGTGCCGGTTCCGTCTTCGCGTTCACGCTCGCGGGCGGCGAAGCCGCCGCGCGGACGTTCATCGACACCGTCCAGCTGTTCAGCCGGATGACCCACCTGGGCGACGTCCGGTCGCTCATCCTGCACCCCGCCACGACGACGCACGCCGGCCGCACCCCCGAGGAGCGCGCCGAGCAGGGCATCGGCGACGGTCTCATCCGGCTGTCCGTCGGCATCGAGGACGTCGCGGACCTGATCCGCGACCTCGAGCGTGGTCTCGCTGCGGTGCGCGGTCGCGGTCGTGCTGATGGTGTGGGCCTGGAGGCACGGGTCGACCCCGCCACGGACCTCGCGTCCCTGACGCACGCCGTCCCGCAGGACCACGTCATCGCCGAGGAGCTCTGA
- a CDS encoding LLM class flavin-dependent oxidoreductase, with translation MAELQHFGYFFSRGFGPQAWGRADWDWGHDWTKPDLYQQSVRALEQAGMDLVIAEDAISLGNPSTLDLRIRQAYGGPKHDPLLLAPYLFAATSHIGIAPTVNAGVTPPYLAARQFATLAHLSSERLGINVVTDVGSARHAGLPALPHDQAYDRAEEWITLLRRLWHSWGSDGYVGSRDDWHFADGSHLDAFHHQGEYFTADGPLNALPLDSDPIVVSPGGSGRGLGFAGTHSDVQLALAPLSAAAVADYRRRVLDAAAEAGRSAEDLRILFVLKPEIVTSTAEAERVVEASRHPSDDDLRTAAIAWSSDSETDLLALDLDAPIPDGTFGDHVSAGTVRGLVGDTPRAPLRELLTRKARKGRVSAREGFVGTADEFADFIEELGADADNDGIIFSGDLHPAQVYRMFGDLVPVLRRRGLLRREYGAGGIRANLFDF, from the coding sequence ATGGCGGAACTGCAGCACTTCGGGTACTTCTTCTCGCGCGGCTTCGGCCCGCAGGCGTGGGGCCGAGCGGACTGGGACTGGGGACACGACTGGACGAAGCCCGACCTGTACCAGCAGTCCGTCCGGGCCCTCGAGCAGGCCGGCATGGACCTGGTGATCGCCGAGGACGCGATCTCGCTCGGCAACCCGTCCACCCTCGACCTGCGGATCCGGCAGGCGTACGGCGGGCCGAAGCACGACCCGCTGCTCCTCGCGCCGTACCTGTTCGCCGCGACGTCGCACATCGGCATCGCCCCGACGGTGAACGCCGGCGTCACGCCGCCGTACCTCGCCGCTCGGCAGTTCGCCACGCTGGCGCACCTGTCGTCGGAGCGTCTCGGGATCAACGTCGTCACCGACGTCGGCAGCGCCCGGCACGCCGGACTCCCGGCGCTCCCCCACGACCAGGCGTACGACCGTGCCGAGGAGTGGATCACCCTGCTCCGCCGCCTCTGGCACTCGTGGGGGTCCGACGGGTACGTCGGTTCGCGTGACGACTGGCACTTCGCCGACGGGTCGCACCTCGACGCGTTCCACCACCAGGGCGAGTACTTCACCGCCGACGGGCCCCTCAACGCCCTGCCGCTCGACTCCGACCCGATCGTGGTCTCCCCCGGCGGGTCCGGCCGCGGGCTCGGGTTCGCGGGGACGCACTCGGACGTGCAGCTCGCGCTGGCGCCCCTGTCCGCCGCCGCGGTCGCGGACTACCGCCGCCGGGTGCTCGACGCTGCCGCCGAGGCCGGCCGTTCCGCCGAGGACCTGCGGATCCTGTTCGTCCTGAAGCCCGAGATCGTCACGTCCACAGCGGAAGCCGAGCGGGTCGTGGAGGCCTCACGGCACCCGTCGGACGACGACCTCCGCACCGCGGCGATCGCGTGGTCGAGCGACTCCGAGACGGACCTGCTCGCGCTCGACCTGGACGCGCCGATCCCGGACGGCACCTTCGGGGACCACGTCTCCGCCGGCACCGTCCGCGGTCTCGTCGGTGACACGCCGCGCGCGCCGCTCCGTGAGCTCCTCACCCGGAAGGCACGGAAGGGACGGGTGTCCGCGCGCGAGGGCTTCGTCGGCACCGCCGACGAGTTCGCCGACTTCATCGAGGAGCTCGGCGCCGACGCGGACAACGACGGCATCATCTTCTCCGGCGACCTGCACCCGGCGCAGGTGTACCGGATGTTCGGGGACCTCGTACCGGTGCTCCGGCGCCGTGGACTCCTCCGTCGGGAGTACGGCGCCGGAGGCATCCGGGCGAACCTGTTCGACTTCTAG
- a CDS encoding APC family permease translates to MATTTQALPDSGLKRNVGFIGLIWASTGSIIGSGWLFGSQEALKTAGPAAIISWLIGGVAILVLALVHAELGGMFPIAGGTARFPHIAFGGIAGASFGWFSWLQSVTVAPIEVEAMIKYAQHWQFAHPWLHTTTVDGETQQLLTGSGIAVAVLLMAVVTVINLLSVKILANTNSAATWWKVAIPLLVIIVLAFSGFHGSNFTAADGFMPEGAKGILAAVSTSGIIFAFLGFEQADQLAGEAKNPKRDIPRAVIGSVLIGLVIYLLLQVVFLGVLRSDAIQGSWATADFTKYTGPFADIAMAAGITWLAVIIFIDAIISPAGTGLIYVTATSRISYGLSRNGYFPKAFEWTTKQGVPWVGLITAFVVGCACFAPFPSWQGLVSLITSASVLMYAGAPLALGAFRKRIPEIERPYRMPAASALSPIAFIVANLIILWTGWDTDWKLGVAILIGAVVIVLNNVFRGKTSVRPRWDWKAAQWLLPYLIGMGLIVFLSDFGPLTHPVFPLWIDIVVVAVFSLVIYYWAINSASDREEILRTAEDVRDVEESGIVEPVHH, encoded by the coding sequence GTGGCTACAACGACACAGGCGCTGCCGGACTCCGGCCTGAAGCGCAACGTCGGCTTCATCGGACTCATCTGGGCCTCGACGGGGTCGATCATCGGTTCCGGCTGGCTCTTCGGCTCGCAAGAGGCGCTGAAGACCGCCGGACCCGCCGCGATCATCTCGTGGCTCATCGGTGGCGTGGCGATCCTCGTCCTCGCACTCGTGCACGCCGAGCTCGGCGGCATGTTCCCGATCGCGGGCGGAACGGCGCGGTTCCCCCACATCGCCTTCGGTGGCATCGCCGGGGCCTCGTTCGGCTGGTTCTCGTGGCTGCAGTCGGTCACCGTCGCCCCGATCGAGGTCGAGGCGATGATCAAGTACGCGCAGCACTGGCAGTTCGCGCACCCGTGGCTGCACACCACGACGGTCGACGGTGAGACGCAGCAGCTCCTCACCGGGTCCGGCATCGCGGTCGCCGTCCTGCTGATGGCCGTCGTCACGGTCATCAACCTGCTGAGCGTCAAGATCCTCGCGAACACGAACTCGGCGGCGACCTGGTGGAAGGTCGCCATCCCCCTGCTCGTCATCATCGTGCTGGCGTTCAGCGGCTTCCACGGCTCGAACTTCACCGCTGCGGACGGCTTCATGCCCGAGGGCGCGAAGGGCATCCTCGCCGCCGTGTCGACGTCGGGCATCATCTTCGCGTTCCTCGGCTTCGAGCAGGCGGACCAGCTCGCGGGCGAGGCGAAGAACCCGAAGCGCGACATCCCGCGCGCGGTCATCGGCTCGGTGCTCATCGGCCTCGTGATCTACCTGCTCCTGCAGGTCGTCTTCCTCGGCGTGCTGCGCTCGGACGCGATCCAGGGCTCGTGGGCGACGGCGGACTTCACGAAGTACACCGGTCCGTTCGCTGACATCGCGATGGCCGCAGGCATCACCTGGCTCGCGGTGATCATCTTCATCGACGCGATCATCTCGCCGGCCGGCACCGGCCTCATCTACGTGACGGCGACCTCGCGCATCTCGTACGGCCTCAGCCGGAACGGGTACTTCCCGAAGGCGTTCGAGTGGACGACGAAGCAGGGCGTCCCGTGGGTCGGCCTCATCACGGCGTTCGTCGTGGGCTGCGCGTGCTTCGCGCCGTTCCCGTCGTGGCAGGGACTCGTCAGCCTCATCACGAGTGCGTCGGTCCTCATGTACGCGGGGGCACCGCTCGCCCTCGGTGCGTTCCGGAAGCGCATCCCCGAGATCGAGCGCCCGTACCGGATGCCCGCCGCGAGCGCCCTGTCGCCGATCGCGTTCATCGTCGCGAACCTCATCATCCTCTGGACCGGGTGGGACACCGACTGGAAGCTCGGCGTCGCGATCCTCATCGGCGCCGTCGTGATCGTCCTCAACAACGTGTTCCGCGGGAAGACGAGCGTCCGGCCGCGGTGGGACTGGAAGGCGGCCCAGTGGCTGCTGCCCTACCTGATCGGCATGGGCCTCATCGTGTTCCTCAGCGACTTCGGTCCGCTGACGCACCCGGTGTTCCCGCTGTGGATCGACATCGTCGTGGTGGCCGTGTTCTCACTGGTCATCTACTACTGGGCGATCAACTCCGCTTCCGACCGCGAGGAGATCCTCCGCACCGCCGAGGACGTCCGTGACGTCGAGGAGTCCGGCATCGTGGAGCCCGTGCACCACTAG